Proteins found in one Anopheles aquasalis chromosome 3, idAnoAquaMG_Q_19, whole genome shotgun sequence genomic segment:
- the LOC126578521 gene encoding kinesin-like protein KIF13A isoform X3 — MSDKIRVAVRVRPFNRRELELATENVIEMTGTQTILKYPATLDKMERKPPKNFAFDHCFYSTDADASHFASQELVFDKVGRDILENAFQGYNACIFAYGQTGSGKSYTMMGNQENKGIIPRLCDELFASIAAKQTDELTYKVEVSYMEIYNEKVHDLLDPTTSKQSLKVREHNVLGPYVDGLSQLAVTSFMDIDNLMAEGNKSRTVAATNMNSESSRSHAVFTVVLTQTLIDTLSGVTGEKVSRVSLVDLAGSERAVKTGAVGDRLKEGSNINKSLTTLGLVISKLADQTGGGKNKDKFVPYRDSVLTWLLKDNLGGNSRTVMLATLSPAADNYEETLSTLRYADRAKRIVNHAVVNEDPNARIIRELRKEVETLREMLKHATGGEMKRVDIHDKIAESENLMKQISQTWEEKLEKTEQIQSERQQALEKMGISVQDSGIKVEKNKYYLVNLNADPSLNELLVYYLKEETLIGGRSNNSNGVISSKQPDIQLLGLGIQPEHCLITIEEGELYMEPIENARCCVNGSVVSDKTALHHGDRILWGNHHFFRVNCPKSATNNASVGASEPQTPAQHLDYYYAQEELMQNEFSNNPIQAAISRLEKQHEEDKQVALEKQRQEYEKQFQQLRNIMSPTTPYAPYAPYDPFRLGKGLPANTPNAQLRVEKWAQERDEMFKRSLGQLKTDIVRANALVQEANVLAEELNKQTKFSVTLQIPPANLSPNRKRGAFVSEPAILVRRLNSGSQIWSMEKLENKLIDMRDMYQEYKERNFEAIEENKTKSDPFYESQENHNLIGVANIFLEVLFHDVKLDYHTPIISQQGEVAGRLQVEISRVSGQFPQDRMCESASESSADSHEDDDVAETPASNQITCRISVKQASGLPLYLSNFVFCQYSFWNHDVSVVPATNQEVAGHNQNITFKFDHEADYVVTMNEEFLEHCTDGALSIEVWGHRSVGFSRMKDWEVEQQQAKARSLADRWAELSRKIELWVEIHELNDNGDWAPVEVQCSRDMLTGGVYQLRQGFQRRVMVRVKPVQNSGTLPIICQSIINVSMGCVTVRSKLQKPMDSYQEEDLTVLRDKWSEALGRRRQYLDQQIQRLINKDDKTEQEKEREQSLVNQWVSLTEERNAVLVPAPGSGIPGAPASWDPPVGMEPHVPVLFLDLNADDLSTQASNDEVPLAGLNSILPKEHGNKFYNLQLIQHQDKDICAICSWDSSIHDCAALNRTTENNERVYLILKTTVRLSHPAPMDLVLRKRLALNIYKRQSFADRLKKLRIGRAESLSLQSGVTYEVVSNIPKASEELEDRESLAQIAATGEDCSASDGETYIEKYTKGVSAVESILTLDRLRQSVAVKELEQVRGPALSMRKTASVPNFSQAVKDARELSTSLTTSRTMRFFDASFESLLSIGRSESYADLKMGLNAAQSTRETATNRQKLKNNNNVEDGSGSTYGLASPAASKLAQRMTTLHEEPLIKQICYEEEGEDRFSEPEYADYNDFYDQSMSKKPSLSKMKSSYTVESFIDIDKRGQSSAGIDSINLAEGNGKFATKGKMESSSMGGISSAPVSGSTSSTGGNGGGNANKYQTILPGHMTPSMSSSTSSGYGSQAVSCSNLTNDDTYSIRSLSVGETPETMSPSNRGHEQNASGTAIAKAEEESSPSSEATMSNNTFSPSVTNVDFSKRINPFMRDSNFETPNSTSFAPESVGGEIGITATVPARPVEDEGVGAEQQPSSESSEVAAASSTTMNDSTQHVEESDETDPNTSVMKTSDVMESSFSSTPGKHEIIPEWVLVGESVLIRPYNTSGVIAYVGGTHFQAGTWVGVELDTPTGKNDGTVQNIQYFECRPKHGIFVRVDKLILDKRGRAMRELKKAEKMKAELSKGAKPMSAGNAVTNGPRK; from the exons AAAACCGCCCAAAAACTTTGCGTTCGATCACTGCTTCTACTcgaccgatgccgatgcgagCCACTTTGCCTCACAGGAGCTGGTCTTCGACAAGGTGGGGCGCGACATCCTGGAGAATGCGTTCCAGGGATACAATGCGTGCATCTTTGCGTACGGGCAGACCGGCTCGGGCAAATCGTACACGATGATGGGAAACCAGGAGAACAAGGGCATCATTCCGCGCCTGTGCGATGAGCTGTTTGCCTCAATCGCGGCCAAACAAACGGACGAGCTGACGTACAAGGTGGAGGTGTCGTACATGGAGATCTACAACGAGAAGGTGCACGATTTGCTTGATCCAACAACCAGCAAACAGTCGCTGAAGGTGCGAGAGCACAATGTGCTCGGGCCGTACGTCGATGGGCTTTCGCAGCTGGCCGTCACATCCTTCATG GATATCGACAACCTGATGGCCGAGGGTAACAAATCGAGAACGGTGGCGGCCACGAACATGAACTCGGAGTCCTCCCGGTCGCACGCGGTGTTCACGGTGGTGCTGACACAAACGCTGATCGACACGCTGTCGGGAGTGACGGGAGAGAAGGTGTCCCGCGTTTCACTGGTCGATCTGGCTGGTAGCGAGCGCGCCGTTAAAACGGGTGCCGTTGGTGATCGGCTAAAGGAAGGTTCGAACATCAACAAAAGTCTCACAACGCTCGGCCTGGTGATATCGAAGTTGGCCGATCAAACGGGTGGTGGGAAGAACAAGGACAAGTTCGTTCCCTACCGTGACTCGGTGCTGACGTGGTTGCTGAAGGACAATCTGGGCGGAAACTCACGCACGGTCATGCTGGCGACACTATCACCGGCAGCCGATAACTACGAGGAGACACTGTCGACGCTACGGTACGCGGATCGGGCGAAGCGTATCGTGAACCATGCCGTCGTGAACGAGGATCCGAATGCACGCATTATCCGCGAGCTGCGCAAGGAGGTAGAAACGTTGCGTGAGATGCTGAAGCACGCGACCGGCGGCGAGATGAAGCGGGTCGACATCCACGACAAGATTGCCGAGAGTGAGAACCTCATGAAGCAAATCTCGCAAACCTGGGAGGAGAAGCTGGAGAAGACGGAACAGATCCAGAGCGAGCGACAGCAGGCGCTGGAGAAGATGGGCATTAGCGTGCAGGACAGTGGCATCAAGGTGGAGAAGAACAAGTACTATCTGGTCAATCTGAATGCCGATCCATCGCTCAACGAGCTGCTGGTTTACTATCTGAAGGAGGAAACGCTCATCGGCGGTCGGAGTAACAACAGCAATGGAGTCATCAGTAGCAAGCAGCCGGACATTCAACTGCTGGGCCTCGGCATCCAGCCAGAACACTGCCTGATAACGATCGAAGAGGGCGAGCTATATATGGAGCCGATCGAGAATGCGCGCTGCTGCGTGAATGGATCGGTTGTGTCGGACAAAACGGCCCTCCACCATGGTGATCGCATCCTGTGGGGTAACCATCACTTCTTCCGCGTCAACTGTCCCAAATCGGCGACTAACAATGCTAGCGTTGGTGCTTCGGAACCGCAGACACCGGCACAGCATCTGGATTATTACTACGCACAGGAGGAACTGATGCAGAACGAGTTCAGCAACAACCCGATCCAGGCAGCCATATCGCGGCTCGAGAAGCAACACGAAGAGGACAAGCAGGTGGCGCTCGagaagcagcggcaggagTACGAGaagcagttccagcagctgcgCAACATTATGTCCCCTACGACACCGTACGCACCGTACGCTCCGTACGATCCATTCCGGTTGGGCAAAGGGCTACCGGCGAACACACCGAACGCCCAGCTACGGGTGGAAAAGTGGGCTCAGGAGCGGGACGAGATGTTTAAGCGCTCGCTCGGTCAACTGAAGACCGACATCGTGCGGGCGAATGCGCTGGTACAGGAGGCGAACGTACTGGCGGAGGAACTGAACAAACAGACCAAGTTCAGCGTTACGTTACAGATTCCTCCCGCTAACCTGAGTCCGAACCGGAAGCGTGGTGCATTCGTGAGTGAACCGGCGATACTGGTGCGCCGGCTAAACTCGGGCAGTCAGATCTGGAGCATGGAGAAGCTGGAGAACAAGCTGATCGATATGCGCGACATGTACCAGGAGTACAAGGAACGCAACTTTGAGGCGatcgaggaaaacaaaacgaaatccGACCCATTCTATGAGTCACAGGAGAACCACAACCTTATCGGTGTGGCTAACATCTTCCTCGAGGTGTTGTTCCACGACGTGAAGCTCGACTACCATACgcccatcatcagccagcagGGTGAGGTGGCTGGGCGGTTACAGGTGGAAATCAGTCGGGTGTCGGGCCAGTTTCCCCAGGATCGGATGTGTGAGTCGGCGTCGGAAAGCTCGGCCGATAGCCacgaggatgacgatgtgGCGGAAACACCGGCCAGCAATCAGATCACGTGCCGGATCAGCGTGAAACAGGCGTCCGGATTGCCCCTGTACCTGTCGAACTTTGTGTTTTGTCAGTACTCGTTCTGGAATCATGATGTCTCGGTGGTACCGGCAACGAATCAGGAAGTGGCCGGTCACAATCAGAACATTACCTTCAAGTTCGATCACGAGGCGGATTATGTGGTGACGATGAACGAAGAATTCCTCGAACACTGCACGGACGGTGCTCTATCGATTGAGGTGTGGGGCCATCGATCGGTAGGCTTCTCGCGCATGAAGGACTGggaggtggagcagcagcaggccaagGCACGCTCGCTGGCCGACCGGTGGGCCGAGCTGTCCCGCAAGATCGAACTGTGGGTCGAGATTCACGAGCTGAACGACAATGGCGACTGGGCACCGGTTGAGGTGCAGTGTTCGCGCGATATGCTGACCGGCGGTGTGTACCAGCTGCGGCAAGGCTTTCAGCGTCGCGTGATGGTGCGCGTAAAACCGGTGCAAAACTCGGGCACGCTGCCCATCATCTGCCAATCGATTATCAACGTATCGATGGGATGCGTGACGGTGCGTTCGAAGCTGCAGAAACCGATGGACTCGTACCAGGAGGAGGACCTGACGGTGCTGCGTGACAAATGGAGTGAAGCGTTGGGCCGACGACGTCAGTATCTCGATCAGCAGATACAGCGACTCATCAACAAGGACGATAAGacggagcaggagaaggagcgcGAGCAGAGCCTCGTCAATCAGTGGGTATCGCTGACGGAGGAGCGCAATGCGGTGCTTGTGCCGGCACCCGGTTCCGGTATTCCTGGAGCGCCGGCCTCCTGGGACCCGCCGGTGGGCATGGAACCGCACGTGCCGGTGCTCTTTCTCGATCTGAATGCGGACGATTTGTCAACGCAGGCGTCCAACGATGAGGTACCCCTGGCGGGGTTGAACTCCATCTTGCCAAAGGAACACGGTAACAAGTTCTACAACCTGCAGCTGATTCAGCACCAAGACAAGGACATCTGCGCCATCTGCAGCTGGGACTCGTCGATACACGATTGCGCTGCGCTCAATCGCACTACCGAGAACAACGAGCGCGTGTATCTGATCCTCAAGACGACCGTGCGGCTGTCACATCCTGCGCCAATGGATCTCGTGCTGCGGAAGCGCCTTGCGCTCAACATCTACAAACGCCAGAGTTTCGCAGATCGGCTAAAAAAGCTGCGCATCGGTCGGGCCGAGTCACTGTCCCTGCAATCCGGTGTCACGTACGAGGTGGTATCGAACATTCCAAAGGCCTCGGAGGAGCTAGAGGACCGGGAATCCTTGGCGCAGATTGCTGCCACGGGTGAAGATTGTTCGGCGAGTGATGGTGAAACATACATCG aAAAATATACCAAAGGAGTATCGGCAGTCGAAAGCATCCTTACGCTGGACCGCTTGCGGCAGAGCGTGGCTGTGAAGGAACTGGAGCAGGTGCGAGGACCTGCCCTGTCGATGCGAAAGACGGCCAGCGTGCCAAACTTCTCACAG GCCGTAAAAGATGCCAGGGAGCTTAGTACGAGTCTCACCACCTCGAGGACA ATGAGATTCTTTGATGCTTCGTTCGAGTCGCTGCTCAGCATTGGACGCTCGGAATCGTATGCCGATCTTAAGATGGGTCTCAACGCTG CTCAAAGCACTCGCGAGACGGCCACAAACCGGCAGAAGCTGAAGAATAACAACAATGTTGAGGATGGATCTGGCTCGACCTATGGACTCG CGTCCCCTGCTGCTAGCAAGCTAGCCCAACGGATGACTACGCTACACGAGGAGCCGCTCATCAAACAAATCTGCTACGAGGAGGAGGGTGAGGATCGGTTTAGCGAACCCGAGTATGCCGATTACAATGATTTCTACGATCAGTCGATGAGCAAGAAGCCTTCGCTGTCGAAGATGAAGTCCTCGTACACCGTCGAATCGTTTATCGACATCGATAAGCGCGGGCAGTCATCGGCGGGCATTGATTCAATCAATTTGGCcgagggaaatggaaagtttGCAACCAAAGGTAAGATGGAGTCCTCGTCCATGGGTGGCATATCGTCGGCTCCGGTATcgggcagcaccagcagtacgGGTGGCAACGGAGGCGGCAATGCGAACAAATACCAAACCATCCTGCCCGGCCATATGACACCGAGCATGAGTTCGTCTACCTCGAGTGGCTATGGATCGCAGGCGGTATCATGCAGTAACCTCACCAATGATGATACCTATTCCATCCGATCGCTCAGTGTCGGAGAAACACCTG AAACAATGTCACCGTCCAACAGAGGGCACGAACAAAACGCCTCTGGTACCGCCATTGCCAAAGCAGAGGAAgagtcatcgccatcatccgaAGCTACGATGAGCAACAATACCTTCAGTCCGTCAGTTACTAACGTCGACTTTTCGAAGCGTATTAATCCATTCATGAGGGATTCGAACTTCGAAACTCCAAACAGCACGAGTTTTGCGCCCGAATCGGTTGGCGGAGAGATCGGTATCACTGCTACTGTTCCGGCCCGTCCGGTAGAAGACGAGGGTGTTGGAGCGGAACAGCAGCCCTCTTCCGAGTCAAGTGAAGTTGCAGCTGCTTCATCGACGACAATGAACGATTCGACACAGCACGTCGAGGAAAGTGACGAAACTGATCCAAACACATCGGTGATGAAAACTTCGGATG TGATGGAGAGCAGCTTCTCTTCGACACCCGGAAAGCACGAAATCATTCCAGAATGGGTATTGGTCGGTGAGTCGGTGCTGATAAGACCATACAACACGAGCGGTGTGATTGCATACGTCGGAGGCACTCATTTCCAG GCCGGCACGTGGGTTGGAGTGGAGCTGGATACGCCAACGGGAAAGAATGACGGTACGGTGCAAAACATCCAGTATTTCGAGTGTCGACCGAAGCATGGCATCTTTGTGCGCGTCGATAAGCTGATTCTTGACAAGCGGGGGCGTGCTATGCGTGAGCTGAAGAAGGCAGAGAAGATGAAAG CTGAACTAAGCAAGGGAGCCAAACCGATGAGCGCTGGCAATGCGGTTACTAATGGTCCGCGCAAATGA
- the LOC126578521 gene encoding kinesin-like protein KIF13A isoform X4: MSDKIRVAVRVRPFNRRELELATENVIEMTGTQTILKYPATLDKMERKPPKNFAFDHCFYSTDADASHFASQELVFDKVGRDILENAFQGYNACIFAYGQTGSGKSYTMMGNQENKGIIPRLCDELFASIAAKQTDELTYKVEVSYMEIYNEKVHDLLDPTTSKQSLKVREHNVLGPYVDGLSQLAVTSFMDIDNLMAEGNKSRTVAATNMNSESSRSHAVFTVVLTQTLIDTLSGVTGEKVSRVSLVDLAGSERAVKTGAVGDRLKEGSNINKSLTTLGLVISKLADQTGGGKNKDKFVPYRDSVLTWLLKDNLGGNSRTVMLATLSPAADNYEETLSTLRYADRAKRIVNHAVVNEDPNARIIRELRKEVETLREMLKHATGGEMKRVDIHDKIAESENLMKQISQTWEEKLEKTEQIQSERQQALEKMGISVQDSGIKVEKNKYYLVNLNADPSLNELLVYYLKEETLIGGRSNNSNGVISSKQPDIQLLGLGIQPEHCLITIEEGELYMEPIENARCCVNGSVVSDKTALHHGDRILWGNHHFFRVNCPKSATNNASVGASEPQTPAQHLDYYYAQEELMQNEFSNNPIQAAISRLEKQHEEDKQVALEKQRQEYEKQFQQLRNIMSPTTPYAPYAPYDPFRLGKGLPANTPNAQLRVEKWAQERDEMFKRSLGQLKTDIVRANALVQEANVLAEELNKQTKFSVTLQIPPANLSPNRKRGAFVSEPAILVRRLNSGSQIWSMEKLENKLIDMRDMYQEYKERNFEAIEENKTKSDPFYESQENHNLIGVANIFLEVLFHDVKLDYHTPIISQQGEVAGRLQVEISRVSGQFPQDRMCESASESSADSHEDDDVAETPASNQITCRISVKQASGLPLYLSNFVFCQYSFWNHDVSVVPATNQEVAGHNQNITFKFDHEADYVVTMNEEFLEHCTDGALSIEVWGHRSVGFSRMKDWEVEQQQAKARSLADRWAELSRKIELWVEIHELNDNGDWAPVEVQCSRDMLTGGVYQLRQGFQRRVMVRVKPVQNSGTLPIICQSIINVSMGCVTVRSKLQKPMDSYQEEDLTVLRDKWSEALGRRRQYLDQQIQRLINKDDKTEQEKEREQSLVNQWVSLTEERNAVLVPAPGSGIPGAPASWDPPVGMEPHVPVLFLDLNADDLSTQASNDEVPLAGLNSILPKEHGNKFYNLQLIQHQDKDICAICSWDSSIHDCAALNRTTENNERVYLILKTTVRLSHPAPMDLVLRKRLALNIYKRQSFADRLKKLRIGRAESLSLQSGVTYEVVSNIPKASEELEDRESLAQIAATGEDCSASDGETYIEKYTKGVSAVESILTLDRLRQSVAVKELEQVRGPALSMRKTASVPNFSQMRFFDASFESLLSIGRSESYADLKMGLNAAQSTRETATNRQKLKNNNNVEDGSGSTYGLASPAASKLAQRMTTLHEEPLIKQICYEEEGEDRFSEPEYADYNDFYDQSMSKKPSLSKMKSSYTVESFIDIDKRGQSSAGIDSINLAEGNGKFATKGKMESSSMGGISSAPVSGSTSSTGGNGGGNANKYQTILPGHMTPSMSSSTSSGYGSQAVSCSNLTNDDTYSIRSLSVGETPETMSPSNRGHEQNASGTAIAKAEEESSPSSEATMSNNTFSPSVTNVDFSKRINPFMRDSNFETPNSTSFAPESVGGEIGITATVPARPVEDEGVGAEQQPSSESSEVAAASSTTMNDSTQHVEESDETDPNTSVMKTSDVMESSFSSTPGKHEIIPEWVLVGESVLIRPYNTSGVIAYVGGTHFQAGTWVGVELDTPTGKNDGTVQNIQYFECRPKHGIFVRVDKLILDKRGRAMRELKKAEKMKAELSKGAKPMSAGNAVTNGPRK, encoded by the exons AAAACCGCCCAAAAACTTTGCGTTCGATCACTGCTTCTACTcgaccgatgccgatgcgagCCACTTTGCCTCACAGGAGCTGGTCTTCGACAAGGTGGGGCGCGACATCCTGGAGAATGCGTTCCAGGGATACAATGCGTGCATCTTTGCGTACGGGCAGACCGGCTCGGGCAAATCGTACACGATGATGGGAAACCAGGAGAACAAGGGCATCATTCCGCGCCTGTGCGATGAGCTGTTTGCCTCAATCGCGGCCAAACAAACGGACGAGCTGACGTACAAGGTGGAGGTGTCGTACATGGAGATCTACAACGAGAAGGTGCACGATTTGCTTGATCCAACAACCAGCAAACAGTCGCTGAAGGTGCGAGAGCACAATGTGCTCGGGCCGTACGTCGATGGGCTTTCGCAGCTGGCCGTCACATCCTTCATG GATATCGACAACCTGATGGCCGAGGGTAACAAATCGAGAACGGTGGCGGCCACGAACATGAACTCGGAGTCCTCCCGGTCGCACGCGGTGTTCACGGTGGTGCTGACACAAACGCTGATCGACACGCTGTCGGGAGTGACGGGAGAGAAGGTGTCCCGCGTTTCACTGGTCGATCTGGCTGGTAGCGAGCGCGCCGTTAAAACGGGTGCCGTTGGTGATCGGCTAAAGGAAGGTTCGAACATCAACAAAAGTCTCACAACGCTCGGCCTGGTGATATCGAAGTTGGCCGATCAAACGGGTGGTGGGAAGAACAAGGACAAGTTCGTTCCCTACCGTGACTCGGTGCTGACGTGGTTGCTGAAGGACAATCTGGGCGGAAACTCACGCACGGTCATGCTGGCGACACTATCACCGGCAGCCGATAACTACGAGGAGACACTGTCGACGCTACGGTACGCGGATCGGGCGAAGCGTATCGTGAACCATGCCGTCGTGAACGAGGATCCGAATGCACGCATTATCCGCGAGCTGCGCAAGGAGGTAGAAACGTTGCGTGAGATGCTGAAGCACGCGACCGGCGGCGAGATGAAGCGGGTCGACATCCACGACAAGATTGCCGAGAGTGAGAACCTCATGAAGCAAATCTCGCAAACCTGGGAGGAGAAGCTGGAGAAGACGGAACAGATCCAGAGCGAGCGACAGCAGGCGCTGGAGAAGATGGGCATTAGCGTGCAGGACAGTGGCATCAAGGTGGAGAAGAACAAGTACTATCTGGTCAATCTGAATGCCGATCCATCGCTCAACGAGCTGCTGGTTTACTATCTGAAGGAGGAAACGCTCATCGGCGGTCGGAGTAACAACAGCAATGGAGTCATCAGTAGCAAGCAGCCGGACATTCAACTGCTGGGCCTCGGCATCCAGCCAGAACACTGCCTGATAACGATCGAAGAGGGCGAGCTATATATGGAGCCGATCGAGAATGCGCGCTGCTGCGTGAATGGATCGGTTGTGTCGGACAAAACGGCCCTCCACCATGGTGATCGCATCCTGTGGGGTAACCATCACTTCTTCCGCGTCAACTGTCCCAAATCGGCGACTAACAATGCTAGCGTTGGTGCTTCGGAACCGCAGACACCGGCACAGCATCTGGATTATTACTACGCACAGGAGGAACTGATGCAGAACGAGTTCAGCAACAACCCGATCCAGGCAGCCATATCGCGGCTCGAGAAGCAACACGAAGAGGACAAGCAGGTGGCGCTCGagaagcagcggcaggagTACGAGaagcagttccagcagctgcgCAACATTATGTCCCCTACGACACCGTACGCACCGTACGCTCCGTACGATCCATTCCGGTTGGGCAAAGGGCTACCGGCGAACACACCGAACGCCCAGCTACGGGTGGAAAAGTGGGCTCAGGAGCGGGACGAGATGTTTAAGCGCTCGCTCGGTCAACTGAAGACCGACATCGTGCGGGCGAATGCGCTGGTACAGGAGGCGAACGTACTGGCGGAGGAACTGAACAAACAGACCAAGTTCAGCGTTACGTTACAGATTCCTCCCGCTAACCTGAGTCCGAACCGGAAGCGTGGTGCATTCGTGAGTGAACCGGCGATACTGGTGCGCCGGCTAAACTCGGGCAGTCAGATCTGGAGCATGGAGAAGCTGGAGAACAAGCTGATCGATATGCGCGACATGTACCAGGAGTACAAGGAACGCAACTTTGAGGCGatcgaggaaaacaaaacgaaatccGACCCATTCTATGAGTCACAGGAGAACCACAACCTTATCGGTGTGGCTAACATCTTCCTCGAGGTGTTGTTCCACGACGTGAAGCTCGACTACCATACgcccatcatcagccagcagGGTGAGGTGGCTGGGCGGTTACAGGTGGAAATCAGTCGGGTGTCGGGCCAGTTTCCCCAGGATCGGATGTGTGAGTCGGCGTCGGAAAGCTCGGCCGATAGCCacgaggatgacgatgtgGCGGAAACACCGGCCAGCAATCAGATCACGTGCCGGATCAGCGTGAAACAGGCGTCCGGATTGCCCCTGTACCTGTCGAACTTTGTGTTTTGTCAGTACTCGTTCTGGAATCATGATGTCTCGGTGGTACCGGCAACGAATCAGGAAGTGGCCGGTCACAATCAGAACATTACCTTCAAGTTCGATCACGAGGCGGATTATGTGGTGACGATGAACGAAGAATTCCTCGAACACTGCACGGACGGTGCTCTATCGATTGAGGTGTGGGGCCATCGATCGGTAGGCTTCTCGCGCATGAAGGACTGggaggtggagcagcagcaggccaagGCACGCTCGCTGGCCGACCGGTGGGCCGAGCTGTCCCGCAAGATCGAACTGTGGGTCGAGATTCACGAGCTGAACGACAATGGCGACTGGGCACCGGTTGAGGTGCAGTGTTCGCGCGATATGCTGACCGGCGGTGTGTACCAGCTGCGGCAAGGCTTTCAGCGTCGCGTGATGGTGCGCGTAAAACCGGTGCAAAACTCGGGCACGCTGCCCATCATCTGCCAATCGATTATCAACGTATCGATGGGATGCGTGACGGTGCGTTCGAAGCTGCAGAAACCGATGGACTCGTACCAGGAGGAGGACCTGACGGTGCTGCGTGACAAATGGAGTGAAGCGTTGGGCCGACGACGTCAGTATCTCGATCAGCAGATACAGCGACTCATCAACAAGGACGATAAGacggagcaggagaaggagcgcGAGCAGAGCCTCGTCAATCAGTGGGTATCGCTGACGGAGGAGCGCAATGCGGTGCTTGTGCCGGCACCCGGTTCCGGTATTCCTGGAGCGCCGGCCTCCTGGGACCCGCCGGTGGGCATGGAACCGCACGTGCCGGTGCTCTTTCTCGATCTGAATGCGGACGATTTGTCAACGCAGGCGTCCAACGATGAGGTACCCCTGGCGGGGTTGAACTCCATCTTGCCAAAGGAACACGGTAACAAGTTCTACAACCTGCAGCTGATTCAGCACCAAGACAAGGACATCTGCGCCATCTGCAGCTGGGACTCGTCGATACACGATTGCGCTGCGCTCAATCGCACTACCGAGAACAACGAGCGCGTGTATCTGATCCTCAAGACGACCGTGCGGCTGTCACATCCTGCGCCAATGGATCTCGTGCTGCGGAAGCGCCTTGCGCTCAACATCTACAAACGCCAGAGTTTCGCAGATCGGCTAAAAAAGCTGCGCATCGGTCGGGCCGAGTCACTGTCCCTGCAATCCGGTGTCACGTACGAGGTGGTATCGAACATTCCAAAGGCCTCGGAGGAGCTAGAGGACCGGGAATCCTTGGCGCAGATTGCTGCCACGGGTGAAGATTGTTCGGCGAGTGATGGTGAAACATACATCG aAAAATATACCAAAGGAGTATCGGCAGTCGAAAGCATCCTTACGCTGGACCGCTTGCGGCAGAGCGTGGCTGTGAAGGAACTGGAGCAGGTGCGAGGACCTGCCCTGTCGATGCGAAAGACGGCCAGCGTGCCAAACTTCTCACAG ATGAGATTCTTTGATGCTTCGTTCGAGTCGCTGCTCAGCATTGGACGCTCGGAATCGTATGCCGATCTTAAGATGGGTCTCAACGCTG CTCAAAGCACTCGCGAGACGGCCACAAACCGGCAGAAGCTGAAGAATAACAACAATGTTGAGGATGGATCTGGCTCGACCTATGGACTCG CGTCCCCTGCTGCTAGCAAGCTAGCCCAACGGATGACTACGCTACACGAGGAGCCGCTCATCAAACAAATCTGCTACGAGGAGGAGGGTGAGGATCGGTTTAGCGAACCCGAGTATGCCGATTACAATGATTTCTACGATCAGTCGATGAGCAAGAAGCCTTCGCTGTCGAAGATGAAGTCCTCGTACACCGTCGAATCGTTTATCGACATCGATAAGCGCGGGCAGTCATCGGCGGGCATTGATTCAATCAATTTGGCcgagggaaatggaaagtttGCAACCAAAGGTAAGATGGAGTCCTCGTCCATGGGTGGCATATCGTCGGCTCCGGTATcgggcagcaccagcagtacgGGTGGCAACGGAGGCGGCAATGCGAACAAATACCAAACCATCCTGCCCGGCCATATGACACCGAGCATGAGTTCGTCTACCTCGAGTGGCTATGGATCGCAGGCGGTATCATGCAGTAACCTCACCAATGATGATACCTATTCCATCCGATCGCTCAGTGTCGGAGAAACACCTG AAACAATGTCACCGTCCAACAGAGGGCACGAACAAAACGCCTCTGGTACCGCCATTGCCAAAGCAGAGGAAgagtcatcgccatcatccgaAGCTACGATGAGCAACAATACCTTCAGTCCGTCAGTTACTAACGTCGACTTTTCGAAGCGTATTAATCCATTCATGAGGGATTCGAACTTCGAAACTCCAAACAGCACGAGTTTTGCGCCCGAATCGGTTGGCGGAGAGATCGGTATCACTGCTACTGTTCCGGCCCGTCCGGTAGAAGACGAGGGTGTTGGAGCGGAACAGCAGCCCTCTTCCGAGTCAAGTGAAGTTGCAGCTGCTTCATCGACGACAATGAACGATTCGACACAGCACGTCGAGGAAAGTGACGAAACTGATCCAAACACATCGGTGATGAAAACTTCGGATG TGATGGAGAGCAGCTTCTCTTCGACACCCGGAAAGCACGAAATCATTCCAGAATGGGTATTGGTCGGTGAGTCGGTGCTGATAAGACCATACAACACGAGCGGTGTGATTGCATACGTCGGAGGCACTCATTTCCAG GCCGGCACGTGGGTTGGAGTGGAGCTGGATACGCCAACGGGAAAGAATGACGGTACGGTGCAAAACATCCAGTATTTCGAGTGTCGACCGAAGCATGGCATCTTTGTGCGCGTCGATAAGCTGATTCTTGACAAGCGGGGGCGTGCTATGCGTGAGCTGAAGAAGGCAGAGAAGATGAAAG CTGAACTAAGCAAGGGAGCCAAACCGATGAGCGCTGGCAATGCGGTTACTAATGGTCCGCGCAAATGA